The Pseudomonas multiresinivorans DNA window CCGACTCTTCCGGCAGGTCCAGGTCGAAGGCGAAGTCGTCCTCGGCCTTGGCGCTCGGCGCCTCGGCCGGCGAACCGCCCAGGCTCAGGTCGTCATCCAGGTCGAAACTGCCGAAGGACAGATCGTCGTTCTGCTGGGCGGCCGGAGCGGCAGGCTTGTCTTCGCCCAGGTCAAGGTCGTCCAGCGCCAGGTCGAAGGCATCGTCCAGGTCGCCATGGGGCTGCGCAGCAGGCTCCGCGGCGGCAGCCGGGGAATCGATGCTGAAGTCGTCCAGGCTGAATCCGTCGAGTTCATCGTCGGAAGCCGCTGCCGCTGCGGCCAGGCCGCCACCCACTGCTGCCAGGGTTACCATGCCCGGGTAGCGGGATTTCAGTTGTTCGACCTGCGGTTCGGCGCCACCGATCTCGCGCAGCTCGTTTTCCTGACGGGCGAAGCCTTCGCGGTCACCGATCTCGGCATAGACCTCCATCAGCTTCAGGCGCAGGTCGGCACGCTGCGGCTCGTCGTAGATGGCGCCCTGCAGCAGTTCGGCAGCCTGGTTGAAGCGGCCGTAGGCGATGTAGATATCCGCCTCGCCCAGCGCATCGCTGGTCTGCGCGGCAACGCGCTCGGGCGCAGCTTGCGCCGGGGCAGCAACTTCGGCGGCCTGCGGCACGTCGAGGGTATCCAGCTCGCTGCCGGCGAGGGCCAGGTCATCGTCCAGGTGCGGCTCGTCGTCACCGGCGTAGGCAGCGAGGCTTTCCTGCTCCTTGGCCGCGCGGCGACGGGAAATGATCATCAGCAGGACCAGCAGGGCCAGCAGTGCGCTGCCGGCAATGGCACCCAACCAAATCGGATTGGCGAGGATCTCGTCGACGATGCTGGCCTGAGCCTGCTCGACCGGCGCAGCCACTGGAGCAGGCGCCGGCTTGGGCTTCTGCGCCTCCGGCGCAGGTGCAGGGGCGACCGGAGCGGGCGTCGGTGCGGGTTGCGGCTGCACTTCGGCGGCCGGGGCCGGCGGGGTGCCCGCATCGCCAGCGGGAGCCGGGGCGACCGGTTGTTCAGCGACCGCCGGAGCCGGCGGAGTGGCGGGCTGAGCAGCCGGTTCGGCGCCCGGCACCGGAGCCGGCACGACAGCGGCGCCGTTGGCGGCAGCCTTGTCGTTGCCCAATTCGTTCTGCAGCTTCGCCAGTTGCGCATCCTTCAGCGCAATCAGCTTCTGCAGCTTGTCCATCTGGCTCTGCAGGTCGGTCATGCGACTGCTCAGCTCGTCATTCTCGCGACGGGTGCTGTCCAGGCTTTCCTTGGTGACGGCCAGCTTGTCGGCGACGGCCTGACCATCCTTGCTGCCCTTGTCGCCACCCTTGGCCTTGCCGTTCTCACCGGAGAGCAGGCGCAGGCTGTCCTTGGTCTCGGCCTGGGCCGGAGCGTTACCGGCGTTGGCGCGGGGAGTGGCGTCCAGCTGGCGAGCGCCGCCGGTGGGCAGGCTGCGGCCTTCACGCCAGGCGGTGTATTGCTGTTTTACTTCAGTTTCGGCAGTCGGCTGGGTGCGCGACTTGATCTGCTCGGCGTCAGGCAGACGCAGCACCTGGCCACTCTTCAGGCGGTTGATGTTGCCGCCCAGGAAGGCGTCGGGGTTGAGGTCCTGGATCGCCAGCATGGTCTGCTGGACGGAGACACTGCCATCCGGGCGCGCACGGGCGGCGATTTCCCAGAGGGTGTCATTCTTTCCGGTGCGGTATTCGTTGCCTTCCAGGCGGCGCGACGGCGCGGGTGCCGCAGCGGGGCGCGGAGCTGCTGCAGCAGCCGGACGCGGTGCCGCAGTGGCGGACGGGCGCACCACCGGTGCGGGGACGGCCATCGGCGCGCGCGGCACGGCGGCGGCGGTCTGCGGAGAATACAGCGGCGGGTCCAGCAGCACGGTGTATTCGCGCAGCAGTCGACCATTGGGCCAGAGCACTTCCACGAGGAAGTTCAGGTAGGGTTCCTGCACCGGCCGGTCGGAGGTCACGCGAATGACACTCTTGCCGTTGGGCTTGACGATGGGGGTGAACTTCAGTCCGGTCAGGAAGTACTGACGGTCGACGCCGGCCTTGTTGAAGTCTTCCGGCGAAGCCAGCTTCGGGATCACCTCGGCCGCGGACAGGTCACGAACTTCGACCAGCTCGATTTCGGCATCCAGCGGCTGGTTCAGCGCCGAACGCAGGTGGATGTCTCCCAACCCCAGCGCATGCGCCATGCCCGAGGTCAGTGCCGAAGCAGCTGCGATTGCCTGCACCAGTTTGCGAAGCCGGACCATATAGTAATCCCTTGTTTTAATAGCTTTTTTCTGGATTAGAACAACGTCTATCGGGCGCCGCTGCCCACTACACCGGCCGTTTTCACGGCAGTGCTTCCCCTGTCAGCGACGTTCCCGGCCAGTATTGCCAAGCTAGAATACTTCTTCAAATATTCGGTAAGTATCTTTTACAGATAGTGTTTTATCAACAATTCGCCCAAGTTCACAGCATTTAGGGCTGCGCCTTTTCTCACATTATCTGACGCAATCCACAAATTCAGTTCGCACGAATCTGTCAGACCGGTCCGTAGGCGACCGACGTAAACCGTATCCTGCCCCTGCGCATCGCCGATGACAGTCGGGTAATCGTCTTCCACCAGCTCAATGCCGTCAGCCGCCTCGAGAGCTGCGCTGACGTCGGGCAGGGAAACCGGTGCCGCAGTCTTGATGGTCAGCATCAGGGCATCACCGAAGAAAACCGGGGCCACGCTGCAGGTCACGCTCAGGCCATGCTCCAGCTCGGGGAACAGCCTTGCGAGCTCCGCTGCGATGCGACGCTCCACCGCGGAATGGCCCTGCTCGTCGACACCACCCAACTGCGCGAGCATGTTGAAGGCGAACTGGCGATCCACCAGGCGCGGCTCCAGCGGGCGCGCATTGAGCAGCTCGGCAGTCTGCCGCGCCAGCTCCTGTACCCCCTCGCGCCCCAGCGCAGAGGCGGACAGGCAGGCAGCCACATTGACCTGGCGAAGCTCCAGCACGCCGCGCAGCGCGGCGAGCACCTCGGCCACCTCGGCGGCGGGCGCTGCCGGTGCCGCAATCAGGGCGGGGAGCTGCAGGGTTTCGATGGCATCGCCATTCACACAGGCCTGGGCCAGCAGTGCGGCGGCATTGTTCAGCGCGGCACCACTGAGGTCGATCACGCTGCAGCCAGCCTCGCTGGCGCGGGCGGCGCAGTCGGCGGCAGCTTCGGCGCCCACGGAGAGGAAGGCCAGGCGCACCTTGGCGAAGTCGAAGTCATCGAGCTTGCCGACCCGGATGTTGCGCCCACGGAAGCCTATCGACTTGCCGGCGGATTCACCGCTGGCCAGCAGATACAGGTTGGCGACGGGGAAGTCGCGCTCTTCCAGCAGTTCGACCAAAGCCTCGCCAACGAGTCCTGTGGCGCCAACTACGGCGATGTCGAGTGTTTCAGGCATCGGGGTCTCACAATCGGTGGGAAAAGTAGCGCAGCACTTTACTGCCCCCACCGGCGGCGAAGCAATCGAGCGCCCCGCCGCCTATCGCCGCAGCTCAGGGGCGCGGCTCGCCCCCGGCGGCCTGAGCGGTCAACCCTGCGGATGCCTGGGCGACCTCGCCTGCCGCTGCCTGGGGATTGCCCGCTGGCGAGGCGGCCTGGGCCTTGGCGCGATCCTGCTCGGCCAGTCGCGCGATCAGGCCGGCGATCTGCGAGTCCTTCAGCTCGATCAACTTGTTCAACTTCTGGGTCTGGCTTTCCAGGTCGGAAATCCGACTGCGCAGCTCCTCACCCTCGCGGCGTGCGCTGTCCAGGCCTTCCTGGGCAACGGCCAACTGCTCGGCCTCTACCTTGCCTTTATCTTTACCCGGCTGACCGGAGACCAGGCGCAGGTTGTCGCGCTCTTCGGCTTTCGCCGGCGCGCTGCCAGCTTCCGCCTTGTGGGTCGCGTCCAGCTGGCGCTCCTGCTGCACCAGTTGCGGATTGCGCTTGGCCTTCCACTGCGAATTCTGGGTTTCCACGTGGGCCACTGCCTGGGCATGGCTCTGCTCGCGAACCTGCTGTTCGCTGGGCAGACGCAGCACCTGGCCGACCTTCAGGCGATTGATGTTGCCGTCGACGAAGGCAGCGGGGTTCATCCGCTGCATCGCCGCCATGGTCTGCATGACCGAAACGCTGCCGGACGGGCGATTGCGCGAGGCGATGTCCCACAGCGCGTCGTTGCGCTGGATGCGATAGCGGTCAGCCGGCGCATTGGCCACAGAAGGCGCCAGCGGTTGCGCTTGCGGCGCGCGGACGGCAGCAACCGGCGCAATGGCCGGCGGCGTCACAGGGCTGGCTACATAGGACGGCGGGTCCAGCAGCAGCGTGAATTCGCGCACCAGGCGCCCCTGCGGCCACACGACCTGCAGGACAAAGTTCACGTACGGCTCGCGAATCGGCCTGTTCGAGCTGACATGAATGACGCCACGGCCGTTCCTGCCGATATCAGGGGTGAATTTCAGCCCGCTGGTAACCACGTTGCGGTCCACCCCGAGGCGCTCGAAGTCCTCGGCCGAGGCCAGGCTCACCACGACGTCTTCGGAGCTCATGTCAGCCGCGCCGCGCAGATCGATATTGGCCGAGAGGTTCTGCCCCAGCGCCGCCCGCGAGGAAATGTCGCCCAGCTCAAGGGCGCCCGCCATGCCCGGCAGGAAAGCCGCCGCCACCGCCGTTGCCAACCACAATCTGTGTAACCGAGCCATCCTCTCCCCCGCTGCTTGCTTGCCGTCGGCCGGCGCGAAAAGGCGCACCAGAACCTGTCCCCATGGACGGGCTGCGAGGATAGCGACTGGTTCCCGGTGGCTTTTGCGGGTGCGTCACAGAAACTGGCGCCAAAGAGCCGGCAGTGACACGGGCTGGCGTTTTTGTGCGGCGGTTCACCTACACAAGGGGAACTTCTCGTGCTCCGGAAAGCACAACGCCGGCACAGGGCCGGCGTCGTGAGGTCACGCAGAGCGGATCAACGCTCGAGCAGGATACGCAGCATGCGGCGCAGCGGCTCGGCGGCGCCCCACAGCAGCTGGTCGCCGACGGTGAAGGCACCGATGTACTGCGAGCCCATGTTGAGCTTGCGCAGACGCCCCACCGGAACGCTCAGGGTGCCGGTAACGGCCGCCGGAGTCAGTTCGCGCATGCTGATCTCGCGCTGGTTGGGGATCAGTTTCACCCAGGGATTGTGCTGGCTGATCATGCCTTCGATGTCCGCGATGGGCACATCCTTGTTCAGCTTGATGGTCAGCGCCTGGCTGTGGCAGCGCATGGCGCCGATGCGCACGCAGATGCCGTCGACCGGGATCGGGTTCTTGAAGCGACCGAGGATCTTGTTGGTTTCCGCCTGGCCTTTCCACTCTTCGCGGCTCTGGCCGTTGGGCAGTTCCTTGTCGATCCACGGGATCAGGCTGCCGGCCAGCGGAGCGCCGAAGTTCTCGGTCGGCATGGAGTCGCTGCGGATGGCCTCGGCGACCTTGCGGTCGATGTCGAGGATGGCGCTGGACGGGTTGGCCAGGTCATCGGCGACGGAGGCGTTGATGGCGCCCATCTGCTTGATCAGCTCGCGCATGTTCTGCGCGCCGGCGCCGGAGGCCGCCTGGTAGGTCATGGCGCTCATCCACTCGACCAGACCGGCTTCGAACAGGCCGCCCAGGGCCATCAGCATCAGGCTGACGGTGCAGTTGCCGCCGATGTAGTTCTTGGTGCCGGCGTCCAGCGAGTTGTCGATGACCTTGCGGTTAACCGGGTCGAGGACGATGACCGCGTCATCCTGCATGCGCAGGCTGGAAGCGGCGTCGATCCAGTAGCCCTGCCAGCCGGCTTCGCGCAGCTTGGGGAAGACTTCGCTGGTGTAGTCGCCGCCCTGGCAGGTCAGGATGACGTCGAGGGTTTTCAGTTCCTCGATGCTGTAGGCGTCCTTGAGGGGGGCAATGTCCTTGCCAATGGACGGGCCTTCGCCACCCACGTTGGAGGTGGTGAAGAACACCGGCTCGATCAGGTCGAAGTCCCGCTCTTCCAGCATCCGCTGCATGAGCACCGAACCCACCATGCCACGCCAACCGATCAGACCTACACGCTTCATCGCTACTACACCTTCAAATATTTAGAGGGCCGTCGTTCCCGCTTTCCTACGAGCGCGCGGGAACGAGCGAGCCGGACAGATTACAGATTCCGCAGAGCCGCGACTACCGCATCGCCCATTTCGCGGGTACCGACCTTGGTGCAGCCTTCGGACCAGATGTCACCGGTACGCAGGCCCTGGTCCAGGACCAGGCTCACGGCCTTCTCGATAGCGTCGGCGGCGGCGCCTTCGTTGAAGGTGTAACGCAGCATCATCGAGACCGAGAGGATGGTCGCCAGCGGGTTGGCGATGCCCTTGCCGGCGATGTCCGGCGCGGAACCGTGGCAAGGCTCGTACATGCCCTTGTTGTTCGAATCCAGCGAGGCAGAAGGCAGCATGCCGATGGAGCCGGTGAGCATGGAAGCCTCATCCGACAGGATGTCGCCGAACATGTTGTCGGTCACCATCACGTCGAACTGCTTGGGCGCACGGACCAGTTGCATCGCAGCGTTGTCGACGTACATGTGCGACAGCTCGATGTCCGGGTAGTCCTTGGCGACTTCCTCGACCACTTCGCGCCACAGCTGGCTGGAAGCCAGGACGTTGGCCTTGTCCACCGAGCACAGCTTCTTGTTGCGCACGCGGGCCATGTCGAAGCCGACGCGGGCGATACGGCGGATCTCGCTTTCGCTGTACGGCAGGGTGTCGTACGCCTGGCGCTCGCCGTTCTCCAACACGCGCTGCTCGCGCGGTTGGCCGAAGTAGATGCCGCCGGTCAGCTCGCGGACGATAAGGATGTCCAGGCCGGCGACCACTTCGGGCTTCAGGCTGGAAGCATCGGCCAGTTGCGGGTAGAGGATGGCCGGGCGCAGGTTGCCGAACAGGCCCAGTTGCGAACGGATCTTCAGCAGGCCGCGCTCGGGGCGGATGTCACGCTCGATCTTGTCCCATTTCGGGCCGCCCACGGCGCCCAGCAGGACGGCGTCAGAGTTGCGCGCACGCTCCAGGGTCTCGTCGGCCAACGGTACGCCGTGCTTGTCGATGGCGGCGCCGCCGATCACGTCTTCGGTCAGCTCGAAGCCCAGGGCGAACTTGTCGTTGGCCAGCTCCAGCACCTTGACCGCTTCGGCCATGATTTCCGGGCCGATACCGTCGCCGGGGAGAACCAGAATCTGTTTGCTCATCTCTCTGCTCACTTTATAAAAGTCGCTTGGCAAAAAACGTAACGCTCCGGGCGGCTCGCGCCACCCGGAGCGGTCAAAAAGCTGAAATCAGCGCTCGGCCCAGAGCACCAGCACGTCGGTGCTGAAAGAGCCCTCGGCGTCAATCTCGAAATACTCGCGCACCTCGTCGCCCATCGAAAGCTGCAGGGCACGAATGGCCTGGCGCATCACTTCGGGCGTACGCATGCGCTCGACCCAGGAAGTGAACTCCAGGCGCAGGCGCTGCCGCTTCTGCGCAGTCACGGCGAGCCCCGCCTCTCCCACTAAGCGCGCCCACTCCGACGGCGAGTAGTCACGCACGTGGCTGGTGTCGCGCAGGACCTCGACAGTCTGCAGATAGGTATCCAGCAGAGGCAAGCCCGGCGCCGCGACGTCGATGAAGCAGGCCACGCCGCCCGGCTTGAGCACCCGGCGCACTTCGCGCAGCGCCTGGCCGACATCCCGCCAGTGGTGCGCGGAATAGCGGCTGAAAACGAAGTCGAACTCGCCCTCTTCGAACGGCAGCTGCTCGGCGGCGCCACAGCGCGTGGAGATGTTGCCCAGGCCGCGCTCGGCGGCGGCCGAAGCCACCACGTCGAGCATCTGCTGGGACAGGTCGTAAGCCACCACCTCGCCAGCCAGCGGCGCGACGTTGAAGCTGACGTGCCCTGCCCCGCAGCCCAGGTCCAGCACACGCGCACCGGTGGTCGCCGACAGTCGCTCACGCAGCTGGGCGAATTCCTCGCCCTGTGCGTGGACGGCACTGGTCAGGTAAGCGTTGGCCTGGGCGCCGAACTGGCGCTGGACCACTTGCTCATGGCGACTCTGGGTCATGACTGTCTCCTTGGCTTGCGGTTGCTGCGGCGCCATCAGGCGTCGCGGAACAACCAGGGTTGCTGCTGTTTATAGCCACCTTCGAAACTGCGGATGGCGTCGGCGTCCTGCAGGGTCAGGCCGATGTCGTCCAGGCCGTTGAGCAGGCAATGCTTGCGGAACGCGTCCACTTCGAAGCTGTACTGCTTGCCATCCGGACGGGTCACGGTCTGCGCGGCGAGGTCGACGGTCAGCTGGTAACCCTCGGTGGATTCGCACTGGGCGAAGAGCTCGTCCACTTCTTCATCCTTCAGAATGATCGGCAGCAGGCCGTTCTTGAAGCTGTTGTTGAAGAAGATGTCGGCGAAGCTCGGCGCGATCACGGTGCGGAAGCCGTACTCATCCAGCGCCCACGGGGCGTGCTCACGGGAAGAGCCACAACCGAAGTTCTCACGGGCCAGCAGCACGCTGGCGCCCTGGAAGCGCGGGAAGTTGAGGACGAAGTCCTTGTTGATCGGACGCTTGGAGTTGTCCTGGTTCGGCTGGCCGACGTCCAGGTAGCGCCACTCGTCGAACAGGTTCGGGCCGAAGCCGGTGCGCTTGATCGACTTGAGGAATTGCTTGGGAATGATCTGGTCGGTGTCGACGTTGGCGCGGTCGAGCGGCGCAACGAGACCGGTGTGCTGGGTAAAGGCTTTCATGTTCGGTCTCCTCAGGCCTGCATCAATTCACGTACGTCGATGAAACGGCCGGTCACCGCGGCGGCGGCAGCCATTGCCGGGCTCACCAGGTGGGTACGACCACCGGCGCCCTGGCGGCCTTCGAAGTTACGGTTCGAAGTGGAAGCGCAATGCTCGCCACTTTCCAGGCGGTCCGGGTTCATCGCCAGGCACATGGAGCAGCCCGGTTCACGCCATTCGAAGCCGGCTTCGATGAAGATCTTGTCCAGGCCTTCCTGTTCGGCCTGGGCTTTCACCAGACCCGAGCCCGGTACGACCAGCGCCTGCTTCACGGTCGAAGCGACCTTGCGGCCCTTGGCCACGGCGGCGGCGGCGCGCAGGTCTTCGATGCGCGAGTTGGTGCAGGAGCCGATGAACACGCGGTCCAGCTGGATATCGGTGATCGCCTGGTTGGCGTTCAGGCCCATGTACTTGAGGGCGCGGGTGATGGAGTCGCGCTTGACCGCATCCGCCTCAGCAGCCGGGTCCGGCACGTTCTGGTCGACGGCCAGGACCATCTCGGGCGAGGTACCCCAGCTGACCTGCGGCTTGATGTCCTCGGCACGCAGCTCGACGATGGTGTCGAAGTGCGCATCGGCGTCGGAAACCAGGTCGCCCCAGGCTTCCACGGCCTTGTTCCAGTCACCACCCTGCGGCGAGAACGGACGGCCCTTCACGTACTCGATGGTCTTCTCGTCGCACGCCACCATGCCGACGCGAGCGCCCGCCTCGATGGACATGTTGCAGATGGTCATGCGGCCTTCCATGGACAGGTCGCGGATGGCGCTGCCGGCGAATTCCAGCGCGTGGCCGTTGCCGCCGGCGGTGCCAATCTTGCCGATCACTGCGAGGACGATGTCCTTGGCGGTCACGCCGAAGGGCAATTTGCCTTCCACGCGAACCTGCATGTTCTTCATCTTCTTGGCGACCAGGCACTGGGTGGCGAGCACGTGCTCCACCTCGGAGGTGCCGATGCCGTGGGCCAGCGCGCCAAAGGCGCCGTGGGTCGAGGTATGCGAGTCGCCGCAGACCACGGTCATGCCCGGCAGGGTCGCGCCCTGCTCCGGGCCGACCACGTGGACGATGCCCTGGCGGACGTCGTTCATCTTGAATTCGAGGATGCCGAAGTCATCGCAGTTCTCGTCCAGGGTCTGGACCTGGATGCGCGACACCTCGTCGGCGATGGCCTGGAGGCCGCCCTTGCGCTCGGCCTGGGTGGTCGGCACGTTGTGGTCCGGAGTCGCGATGTTCGCGTCGATACGCCACGGCTTGCGGCCGGCCAGGCGCAGGCCTTCGAAGGCCTGCGGGGAAGTCACTTCGTGAAGGATGTGGCGGTCGATGTAGATGAGCGACGAACCATCGTCACGGCGCTTCACCTCGTGCATTTCCCAGAGTTTGTCGTAGAGCGTCTTGCCGGCCATCAGAGAGTCCTCATCAGCGTCTTTCTATGCCCCTAGGGCTTGTGGGGATGATGCTATGGCTTGTAATCAAATAACTCAAATTCATATTTTTTATCCAAAGGATTCCCACGAGGAATACGGTGCGTTATAAAAGTCGGGCGCCGCATCCAGAGCGCAGGGAGTCGACATGGACCTGACCAGCCTCAACACCTTCCTCGCCATCGCCGAGTCGGGCAGCTTCTCCGAAGCCGGCGAGCGCCTTCACCTGACGCAGCCAGCCATCAGCAAGCGCATCGCGGCCCTGGAGAACCAGTTGGGGGTGCGCCTGTTCGACCGCGTCGGCCGTGAAGTTACGCTCACCGAGTCCGGCCGCGCCCTGCTGCCACGCGCCTACCAGATCCTCAATGTGCTCGACGATACCCGCCGCGCCCTGACCAATCTCAACGGCGAAGTAAGCGGCCGACTGGTCCTGGCCACCAGCCACCACATCGGCCTACATCGCCTGCCGCCGCTGCTGCGCGCCTTCACCAAGGCCCATCCGCAGGTGGCGCTGGATATCCAGTTCTGCGACTCGGAAGTGGCCTACGAGGAGATTCTCCATGGCCGCGCCGAACTGGCCGTGATCACCCTGGCGCCGGAAACCGCCGAGCCGGTGCGCGCCGTGCCGGTCTGGGACGACCCGCTGGACTTCGTCGCCGCCCCCGAGCACCCGCTGTCGGTGCAGGGCCCGGTATTCCTCGCCGACGTGGCGCGGCACCCGGCGGTATTCCCCGGCGGCAACACCTTCACCCACCACATCGTGCGGCGCATGTTCGAAGCCGAGGGCCTGACGCCGAACATCGGCATGAGCACCAACTACATGGAGACCATCAAGATGATGGTCTCCATCGGCCTGGCCTGGAGCGTACTGCCACGTACGATGCTGGATGACAGCGTCGTACGACTGCCGCTGCAGGACATCCAGCTCAGCCGCCAGCTCGGCTATATCCTGCATACCGAGCGCACCCTGTCCAACGCCGCGCGGGCCTTCATGCGCCTGCTCGACGCCCAGGCGGCGGGGCTTGCACCTGTCGCGGCCTAACCTCTATTGTTCTGACAGAATTAGAAGAAGGGGCCCGAATGCCCGTCCGCACGCCACCATGCGTTAGCCGGCCCCACTTGGCCGGTACCGCCAGTTGCCGGGGAAGCGCCGCATGAGCCGCGCTCCGCGCACGCCCCCGTTCGCTACCAATGGCCAGGACCAGTTCGCCAAAGCCTTTCACACCGCGCCCGACGCCATGGTCATCACCGACCGGGACAGCGGAAAACTCCTCGAACTCAACGCCAGTTTCGTCGACCACTTCGGCTGGAGCCGTGAAGAAGCGCTCGGCCGCACCTCGGTGCAGCTCGGCCTGTGGCGCAGCCTCGACGAGCGCCAGCGGATGCTCGACAGGATCGCCGCCGAGCAACAGCTCGACGGCTTCGAAGTCACCCTGCTGACCCGTACCGGCGAAGTCCGCAGTGCCCGCGTCTATGGCTGCCAGATCGAGCTGGACGAGCATCCCTGCCTGGTCCTGACCGTACGCGACATCACCCGCGTGCGTGCCCAGGAGCAGGCCCTGCGCGACAGCCAGGAGCGCCTCGACCTGGCGCTGGACTCCGCACAACTGGGGATCTGGGACTGG harbors:
- a CDS encoding LysR family transcriptional regulator, translating into MDLTSLNTFLAIAESGSFSEAGERLHLTQPAISKRIAALENQLGVRLFDRVGREVTLTESGRALLPRAYQILNVLDDTRRALTNLNGEVSGRLVLATSHHIGLHRLPPLLRAFTKAHPQVALDIQFCDSEVAYEEILHGRAELAVITLAPETAEPVRAVPVWDDPLDFVAAPEHPLSVQGPVFLADVARHPAVFPGGNTFTHHIVRRMFEAEGLTPNIGMSTNYMETIKMMVSIGLAWSVLPRTMLDDSVVRLPLQDIQLSRQLGYILHTERTLSNAARAFMRLLDAQAAGLAPVAA